Proteins from a genomic interval of Coregonus clupeaformis isolate EN_2021a unplaced genomic scaffold, ASM2061545v1 scaf1602, whole genome shotgun sequence:
- the LOC121583523 gene encoding uncharacterized protein LOC121583523: MGKFSFPRLIIRMPWANWTARDDFCTGTNELHRLRTNHPHNSSQLPSHTVCRQGKENTDSTPKKRKKKRHNEKGTQVELGMREDIHDLELAHWRLAKETWRTERGNIREMKALYGEIFRLQKLLEEIGVDKGVIKQRSTSSILCPVSPTLPALPRYNLHRYLTKSQSECDQHAAATQKNPAKKHSIFPPLVTQSCTSPDKRPHSPSKTSHPHASHRFSVPSHLLAPGPPAQLRQTHPHVHPRSPLTDQAKVKDKVKRSEVASSEELSEEVQRRGAEIENMYKAQLKERMAQKRKEEILKKRINNYDKNDDTEASCSSAVGQSKTPATAPERPASPEATTDATPVAVQEDTQGATQQDLAEVVNVLKRQSSDLYLPDDVCEDSLTWSSIYEELCPLAHRVNSEADYIKALCDTTEKAVTPLRLSQEDVSQSMSEDTSEEGVVKVRRA, translated from the exons ATGGGAAAGTTCTCCTTCCCAAGGCTCATCATAAGAATG CCATGGGCAAATTGGACTGCACGGGACGATTTCTGCACAGGAACTAACGAACTCCACAGGCTCAGAACAAACCACCCTCACAACTCCTCACAACTCCCCAGCCATACT GTGTGTAGGCAGGGCAAGGAGAACACCGATTCAACCCCGAAGAAGAGGAAAAAGAAGAGGCACAATGAGAAGGGGACCCAGGTTGAACTAGGCATGCGGGAGGATATCCATGACCTTGAGCTCGCCCATTGGAGATTGGCTAAAGAGACATGGAGAACTGAGCGAGGAAACATAAGGGAGATGAAGGCGCTATATGGAGAAATATTTAGGCTGCAAAAGTTGTTGGAGGAG ATTGGGGTAGATAAAGGGGTGATCAAGCAGCGCTCCACCTCCTCCATTCTTTGTCCCGTCTCCCCGACACTGCCAGCTCTCCCCAGGTACAATCTCCACAGGTACCTCACCAAAAGCCAATCGGAGTGTGACCAGCATGCCGCCGCCACCCAGAAGAACCCGGCTAAGAAACACTCAATCTTTCCCCCTCTGGTCACACAGAGCTGCACCTCCCCTGACAAACGGCCTCATTCTCCGTCCAAGACGTCGCACCCACACGCTTCACACAGATTTTCTGTCCCATCCCACCTCCTGGCTCCCGGCCCTCCTGCCCAGCTGAGGCAGACCCATCCGCATGTCCACCCCAGGTCCCCATTGACTGACCAGGCAAAGGTCAAGGATAAGGTCAAGAGGTCAGAGGTTGCATCGTCTGAGGAATTGTCTGAGGAAGTTCAACGGAGAGGCGCAGAAATTGAGAATATGTATAAAGCGCAGCTGAAAGAGAGGATGGCCcaaaagagaaaggaagagattCTGAAGAAAAGGATAAACAACTATGACAAGAACGATGACACTGAGGCCTCCTGCTCCTCTGCAGTAGGACAATCCAAGACCCCTGCCACAGCCCCCGAGCGTCCGGCCAGCCCAGAGGCCACCACAGATGCCACGCCAGTGGCCGTCCAAGAGGACACTCAGGGGGCCACCCAGCAGGACCTAGCAGAGGTTGTGAATGTGCTCAAGAGGCAGTCATCTGACCTATACCTGCCTGACGACGTTTGTGAGGATTCACTCACGTGGAGCTCCATTTACGAGGAGCTGTGCCCACTTGCTCACAGGGTGAACTCAGAAGCTGACTACATCAAGGCGCTCTGCGACACCACTGAGAAGGCTGTGACGCCCTTGCGCTTGTCTCAGGAGGATGTGTCTCAGAGTATGAGTGAGGACACAAGTGAGGAGGGAGTAGTGAAAGTGAGGAGAGCATGA